From the Ruminiclostridium josui JCM 17888 genome, one window contains:
- a CDS encoding phage terminase large subunit family protein — MDDKTVALFQDTLKSFAPAPDIKVSQWAEENRVLSKESSSAPGKWRNDTAPYQIEIMDAVNDPEIEDIVVMSCSQIGKNEIINNIIGYYVDIDPCPILLIEPTLELAEDYSKRRLAPLIRDTKALAEKISDAKSRDSNNTILSKSFPGGLLVLVGANSPRGLASKPIQVVIADEIDGFPASAGKEGDPLALSEKRTITFSNRKKIKVSTPTIKGASRIEEEYLKGTREKWKKECPHCGAFVYINIQGVKYQYEKDEHGNYTVWDITFQCPCCFESFNEYTWGNQPGAWIADNPLAKGTRSFHLNAFVSPWWTWEEIIINYLQSKHDADLYKVFTNTVLGISFEDKGEIETEDILLKRRETYEADIPHGVLILTCGVDVQGDRLEYEIVGWGKGEESWGILRGFILSDPELDVTWNKLDEVLERQFSFSNDLSRHIACTFIDSGGHSTSAVYKYCKKKQSQGKFIFAIKGMGGPGYPLVYKVTRTKPDSSKNKKKAKTVNRDKENCVLIILGVDSGKSKIMSSLKIKDKGDGYCHFPDNDDKGYDQVYFKGLISEKIVYIKQKGRTVPQWQKINENARNEPLDMRNYAYAALKLLNVDFNLLEAKHNETLNVQTDKPKKTATGTKKRKAGCVKKGIDI; from the coding sequence GTGGATGATAAAACAGTAGCTTTATTTCAAGATACTTTGAAATCCTTTGCCCCGGCACCCGACATAAAAGTAAGCCAGTGGGCGGAAGAAAATCGGGTACTTAGTAAAGAATCATCCTCGGCTCCCGGTAAATGGAGAAATGACACAGCTCCATACCAAATAGAAATAATGGATGCTGTCAATGATCCTGAGATTGAAGACATTGTTGTCATGTCCTGCAGCCAGATTGGTAAGAACGAGATTATAAATAACATTATCGGATACTATGTTGACATTGATCCTTGCCCAATTCTTTTGATTGAACCTACTTTAGAGCTTGCAGAGGATTATTCGAAAAGACGGCTAGCTCCATTGATAAGGGATACAAAGGCTCTAGCAGAAAAAATATCCGATGCAAAAAGCAGGGATAGCAACAACACCATATTATCAAAGAGCTTCCCGGGAGGATTGCTTGTTCTTGTAGGTGCTAATAGTCCAAGGGGGTTGGCCTCCAAACCAATCCAAGTAGTGATTGCTGATGAAATTGACGGGTTCCCGGCCAGTGCCGGCAAGGAAGGTGACCCACTTGCATTATCGGAAAAAAGAACAATTACATTTTCTAATAGGAAAAAAATAAAGGTATCCACTCCAACTATCAAGGGAGCCTCAAGAATTGAAGAGGAGTACCTGAAAGGTACCCGGGAAAAATGGAAAAAAGAATGCCCCCACTGTGGGGCATTTGTATATATAAATATCCAAGGTGTTAAGTACCAATATGAGAAAGATGAGCATGGAAATTACACTGTATGGGACATTACTTTTCAGTGTCCATGTTGCTTTGAATCCTTTAATGAATATACTTGGGGAAATCAGCCGGGGGCATGGATTGCCGATAATCCACTGGCTAAAGGAACAAGAAGCTTTCACCTTAATGCTTTTGTTTCTCCATGGTGGACCTGGGAAGAAATAATAATTAATTATCTGCAGTCCAAACATGATGCTGATTTGTATAAAGTTTTTACAAATACAGTATTAGGTATTTCTTTTGAGGATAAGGGTGAGATAGAAACCGAGGATATTCTGCTGAAACGCCGTGAAACATATGAGGCAGATATCCCTCATGGAGTACTGATATTGACCTGCGGAGTCGATGTCCAGGGAGACCGTCTTGAATATGAAATTGTCGGCTGGGGAAAAGGAGAGGAAAGCTGGGGGATACTCAGAGGGTTTATTCTTTCGGATCCGGAGCTTGATGTAACTTGGAATAAGCTTGATGAAGTGCTGGAGAGACAGTTCAGTTTTTCAAATGACTTGTCAAGGCATATTGCCTGTACCTTTATTGATTCAGGTGGACACAGTACCTCGGCGGTATATAAGTACTGCAAGAAGAAGCAGTCACAAGGGAAATTTATATTTGCAATAAAAGGTATGGGTGGTCCCGGATATCCTTTGGTATATAAAGTTACAAGGACAAAGCCTGACAGTAGTAAAAATAAGAAAAAGGCAAAGACAGTAAACAGAGATAAAGAAAATTGTGTCCTGATTATTCTCGGTGTAGATTCCGGAAAATCAAAAATAATGTCAAGCCTGAAAATAAAGGATAAGGGAGACGGTTACTGCCATTTTCCTGATAACGATGACAAAGGCTATGATCAAGTTTACTTTAAGGGCCTTATATCTGAAAAGATTGTATATATCAAACAAAAAGGCAGGACGGTACCTCAATGGCAAAAGATAAATGAAAATGCCCGGAACGAGCCTCTTGATATGAGGAATTATGCTTATGCTGCATTAAAGCTCCTGAATGTGGACTTTAATCTACTTGAGGCAAAACATAACGAGACCTTAAATGTCCAGACAGATAAGCCTAAGAAA
- a CDS encoding DUF3606 domain-containing protein, protein MSCDDLNGTEAQLKAAVAAVGTSAAVVRKHLGK, encoded by the coding sequence ATTTCCTGTGATGACCTTAACGGCACAGAAGCACAATTAAAAGCAGCAGTTGCTGCAGTTGGAACATCTGCCGCAGTAGTAAGAAAACATTTAGGTAAGTAA
- a CDS encoding DUF4879 domain-containing protein encodes MKRTLRVLSVVCILLIAFSTTAFAAPAPPVSSAQFYDAYIGDDGNVYIAVEVTGYGSTRRATWDGNTVNDYDIEYIGSSPVTGFIYTYNCGPATIGSHPFTFSITSSNYPWNTVNLSATFTIS; translated from the coding sequence ATGAAAAGAACATTAAGGGTTTTGTCAGTTGTATGTATCTTACTCATTGCATTTTCAACAACTGCTTTTGCAGCACCTGCACCACCAGTATCAAGTGCACAATTTTACGATGCTTACATTGGCGATGATGGAAACGTGTATATCGCCGTAGAAGTAACGGGTTATGGCAGTACACGTCGTGCTACTTGGGACGGTAATACTGTTAATGATTATGATATTGAATACATAGGGTCATCACCTGTTACCGGTTTTATTTATACGTATAATTGTGGACCGGCCACAATAGGTAGCCATCCTTTTACGTTCAGTATTACATCTTCTAATTATCCATGGAATACAGTTAATCTATCAGCTACATTTACTATAAGTTAA
- a CDS encoding HNH endonuclease — MKKEIRQAVHRKYDGHCAYCGKEIAIKDMQVDHIEPQRNWDKSKTREEINSFENLNPSCRRCNHYKRADNLEAFRETMLTLHKRISDIYIVKVAIDHGIVNIKPFDGKFYFERVV, encoded by the coding sequence ATGAAAAAAGAAATCAGGCAGGCTGTACACCGTAAATATGACGGTCATTGTGCCTATTGTGGTAAAGAGATAGCAATAAAAGACATGCAAGTAGACCACATCGAACCTCAAAGGAATTGGGATAAGTCAAAAACCCGTGAAGAAATTAATAGCTTTGAAAATCTTAACCCATCCTGTAGAAGGTGCAACCATTACAAACGAGCAGATAATTTAGAGGCATTCAGGGAAACAATGCTGACCCTTCATAAACGAATTTCTGACATTTACATAGTAAAGGTAGCCATTGACCACGGGATTGTAAATATAAAGCCTTTTGACGGGAAGTTTTATTTTGAAAGGGTCGTGTAA
- a CDS encoding YopX family protein, whose product MRNYRGKSLGSWVYGDLVSRKGSLPPYIHFYDSDGCEYMCDIEINTLGESTGEKDINGTTIYTGDIVKRTSGLLGDEYDGFTGVVKFLMAAFVIESLDRKDGTSLGDDVAELEVLGNIYDNPELLEGVV is encoded by the coding sequence ATGAGAAATTATAGAGGTAAAAGTCTTGGTTCTTGGGTTTATGGTGATTTAGTTAGCCGTAAAGGCAGCTTGCCACCGTACATACATTTTTATGATTCAGACGGATGCGAATACATGTGTGATATTGAAATTAATACTCTTGGCGAATCTACAGGTGAAAAAGATATAAACGGCACTACAATATATACGGGCGATATCGTTAAAAGGACATCTGGACTATTAGGAGATGAATACGATGGATTTACAGGGGTTGTGAAGTTTTTAATGGCTGCTTTTGTAATTGAAAGCCTTGATAGGAAAGACGGGACTTCATTAGGAGACGATGTTGCCGAACTTGAAGTACTGGGTAACATATACGATAACCCTGAACTACTAGAGGGGGTGGTGTGA
- a CDS encoding YopX family protein, translating into MREIKFRAWDKEFGRLVKWNDRAFIKMGDYRELSEITMNYFSDQRFIFMQYTGLHDKNGKEIYEGDILKARIRCGFDMAKGDYEHKFKNYVVEYWQSFTQIGYRLRNKSSNFMIKPSALHTMQVEVIGNIHDNPELMKESEDNEKL; encoded by the coding sequence TTGAGGGAGATTAAATTTAGGGCTTGGGATAAAGAATTTGGACGACTTGTTAAATGGAATGATAGAGCTTTTATAAAAATGGGAGACTATAGAGAATTAAGTGAAATCACCATGAATTATTTTAGTGACCAAAGATTTATTTTTATGCAATACACAGGCCTGCACGACAAGAACGGCAAGGAGATTTATGAGGGGGATATATTAAAAGCTCGTATCAGGTGCGGGTTCGACATGGCAAAAGGTGATTATGAGCATAAATTTAAAAATTATGTTGTTGAGTATTGGCAGAGCTTTACTCAAATAGGCTATAGGCTTCGCAATAAAAGTAGTAATTTTATGATAAAACCATCTGCATTACATACGATGCAAGTCGAAGTCATCGGCAACATACACGACAACCCCGAACTGATGAAGGAGAGTGAAGATAATGAGAAATTATAG
- a CDS encoding nucleotide modification associated domain-containing protein produces MNNKNKFDRHKQLCEELNEVYKDKNIAYGDSFGKTFQELGVISAVTRMYDKFNRIKALSTGAENKVMDESLKDTFKDMANYCIMTLIELEIQEQRGSEDVEGD; encoded by the coding sequence ATGAATAATAAAAATAAATTTGATAGACATAAACAATTATGCGAAGAACTGAACGAAGTTTACAAGGATAAAAACATAGCTTACGGTGACAGCTTCGGCAAAACATTTCAGGAACTCGGTGTGATATCAGCAGTAACCCGTATGTACGACAAATTTAATCGAATCAAGGCACTATCCACCGGGGCTGAAAACAAAGTCATGGATGAAAGCCTGAAAGACACGTTTAAAGACATGGCAAATTACTGCATTATGACGTTGATAGAGTTAGAAATACAGGAGCAGAGAGGGAGTGAGGACGTTGAGGGAGATTAA
- a CDS encoding DNA adenine methylase encodes MNTVLKYPGSKWSMADWIISNFPKHHSYVEPYFGSGAVFFSKVPSNIETINDLDDDVINLFTCIRDNATELSRVITMTPYGRKTYDISFDTVPTEQVEKARQFLIRCWQGHGFRTNGYKVGWKNDVQGRENMYAVSNWYRLPEWILNIVDRLKQVQIENRSAIEVIKRFNFSNVLIYADPPYLLNTRTAKQYKHEMTEQDHVELLETFMQHKGKVILSGYPSELYDKTLKGWYQMSIAGRAEYYGTDRKEVIWMNYEPPQQQLSLLGGRM; translated from the coding sequence ATGAACACAGTATTAAAGTATCCGGGGAGTAAGTGGAGCATGGCAGACTGGATAATTTCAAACTTTCCAAAACATCATTCGTATGTTGAACCATACTTCGGTAGCGGTGCGGTTTTCTTCTCCAAGGTACCCAGCAATATAGAAACTATAAACGACTTGGACGATGATGTTATAAACCTTTTCACTTGCATTCGGGATAATGCTACGGAATTGTCCAGAGTTATAACAATGACACCATATGGCCGGAAAACATATGATATAAGTTTTGACACGGTACCTACAGAACAAGTTGAAAAAGCAAGGCAGTTTTTAATCAGGTGTTGGCAGGGACACGGATTCAGGACAAATGGTTATAAAGTTGGATGGAAGAATGATGTGCAAGGCCGTGAAAATATGTATGCGGTAAGTAACTGGTACCGATTGCCGGAATGGATTTTAAATATTGTTGATAGGCTCAAACAGGTTCAAATTGAAAACCGTTCGGCCATAGAAGTTATAAAAAGGTTCAACTTTTCAAACGTACTTATCTACGCAGACCCTCCATATTTACTTAATACCCGGACAGCAAAGCAATACAAGCATGAAATGACGGAACAGGATCATGTTGAACTACTTGAAACATTCATGCAGCACAAAGGGAAAGTTATTTTGTCCGGGTACCCAAGTGAATTATACGACAAAACTTTAAAAGGCTGGTACCAAATGAGTATTGCAGGACGTGCGGAATATTACGGTACTGACAGGAAAGAAGTTATCTGGATGAACTATGAACCACCACAGCAACAACTAAGTTTGTTAGGGGGGAGGATGTAG
- a CDS encoding DNA cytosine methyltransferase has product MKKILIGGSPCTHWSIAQKNNRETTAEGIGWELFKNYLIAKEKFQPDYFLYENNKSAAQPIKDQISIELGVPLQYINSALVSAQNRQRFYAHNIQGVPQPEDRGILLRDILETGEAWKEKSYTLDANYYKTAGTYNPKSQHSYSRHMAAEPVGITADGKAYCLTSTYYKGPMLENTLERGQRSMIAEPVAGRIVGRRINEQGHRDDYNENIEHIQRYEVNENPQKTNAVTTVTKDNMIAEPIRIGTIGSEAQSNRIYSPNGKSVSICGQGGGAGAKTGLYACLVDRNGKQQPVYEVRNGLITIKDKQYPIKLADGYYIIRKLTVTECCRLQTLPDDYCRAVSNLQAYKGLGNGWTAEVIIHILRHMNIPRDEEIIVLSMYDGIATGRYCFDKLGYRNIRYYAYEIDKYAMQVANSNYPASIIQRGDAFQVRDENWAVG; this is encoded by the coding sequence TTGAAAAAGATATTAATTGGCGGTAGTCCATGTACACATTGGAGTATCGCACAGAAAAATAACAGAGAAACAACAGCCGAGGGAATCGGATGGGAACTCTTTAAGAATTACCTGATAGCCAAAGAAAAGTTTCAGCCAGACTATTTCCTTTACGAAAACAACAAATCCGCAGCACAGCCCATTAAAGACCAAATAAGCATTGAATTAGGGGTGCCGCTACAGTATATAAACAGTGCTTTGGTATCCGCTCAAAACAGGCAAAGGTTTTATGCTCATAATATACAAGGCGTACCACAGCCGGAGGACAGAGGAATATTGTTAAGAGATATTCTGGAAACTGGTGAAGCGTGGAAAGAAAAATCATATACACTTGATGCAAATTATTATAAAACTGCCGGGACATATAACCCTAAAAGCCAACATTCATACTCGCGGCATATGGCTGCGGAACCCGTTGGGATAACCGCTGATGGGAAGGCATATTGCTTGACAAGCACATATTACAAAGGGCCTATGCTTGAAAATACACTTGAACGCGGGCAAAGGAGTATGATAGCTGAACCGGTTGCCGGGCGAATAGTTGGGCGAAGAATTAATGAACAAGGCCACAGGGATGATTACAATGAAAACATTGAACATATTCAGCGGTACGAAGTAAATGAAAATCCGCAAAAGACGAATGCAGTTACTACAGTTACCAAAGATAATATGATAGCCGAACCAATACGAATAGGGACTATTGGCAGCGAGGCACAATCAAATAGGATTTATTCTCCGAATGGTAAATCAGTCTCAATATGTGGTCAAGGTGGTGGAGCAGGAGCAAAAACAGGACTGTATGCTTGCCTTGTAGATAGAAACGGGAAACAACAACCGGTATATGAAGTTAGAAACGGACTTATTACAATCAAAGATAAACAGTATCCTATAAAACTTGCTGATGGCTACTACATAATACGCAAATTGACAGTAACAGAATGTTGCAGACTGCAAACTTTGCCTGATGATTATTGTAGGGCGGTGTCAAATTTACAGGCTTATAAGGGCCTCGGCAACGGCTGGACAGCAGAAGTAATTATCCATATCCTGCGACACATGAACATACCGAGGGATGAAGAAATTATAGTATTATCCATGTATGACGGTATCGCAACCGGGCGGTATTGCTTTGATAAGCTTGGTTACAGGAATATCAGGTATTATGCCTACGAAATAGACAAATACGCAATGCAAGTGGCAAACAGCAATTATCCGGCAAGTATTATACAGCGTGGTGATGCATTCCAGGTCAGGGATGAAAACTGGGCAGTGGGATAG
- a CDS encoding ParB/RepB/Spo0J family partition protein, with translation MSRLSLSNILAQVNQENIAEKAEEELKNTISNFKYISIHDLVPSEGNFYSMEQIQELKTTIELAGRVLQNLNVFPLGNGKYRVVAGHRRCMASWQLVEEGKKEFEMLPCCVEETEEDAKAQALREELLLILTNSQREKTDYDKIQEVERLTAVLKEYKKRENIPGRMRELIAKILDTSTTQVQRRDSVSKNLSNEFKQELKEQNINMSTAIELAKLPPEEQQTAYQAYTDKGSISADEVKSKKTKQKSQSNPTPNPSTTVITKTTITEEVTQKEPEQLTPDRLLNVYVCSAYSGEDEDYLKAVRYCKHVVAQGHIPFSSAVMLHGILDGGHYERMLNMLQVGFEMIRIVDEVWVFEEDGEITQDMLHQKELAKQLGKKILQLGGICEDG, from the coding sequence ATGTCCAGATTAAGTTTGAGTAATATTCTCGCTCAGGTAAATCAGGAAAACATAGCTGAAAAAGCCGAAGAGGAATTGAAAAATACAATTTCAAACTTTAAGTACATAAGCATACATGATCTGGTACCGTCAGAGGGCAATTTCTATTCAATGGAGCAAATACAGGAATTGAAAACAACAATAGAGCTTGCTGGTCGTGTGTTGCAAAACCTTAATGTTTTTCCTCTCGGCAATGGTAAATATAGAGTTGTAGCAGGACACCGCCGCTGTATGGCATCGTGGCAATTAGTTGAAGAGGGTAAGAAGGAATTTGAAATGTTACCCTGCTGTGTAGAGGAAACGGAAGAGGATGCGAAAGCACAGGCATTGAGGGAAGAACTTCTGCTGATCCTAACAAACAGTCAAAGAGAAAAAACGGATTACGACAAAATTCAGGAAGTTGAAAGGCTAACAGCTGTACTAAAGGAATACAAGAAAAGAGAAAACATACCTGGTCGTATGCGTGAGCTTATAGCTAAAATATTAGACACATCAACAACACAGGTTCAGAGGCGGGATAGTGTATCAAAGAACCTTTCAAACGAATTCAAGCAAGAACTAAAAGAACAAAACATAAACATGTCAACTGCGATTGAACTGGCAAAATTACCACCAGAAGAACAGCAGACAGCGTATCAGGCATATACCGACAAAGGCAGCATATCTGCAGATGAGGTCAAAAGCAAGAAGACCAAGCAGAAATCACAATCCAACCCAACCCCAAACCCGTCAACAACAGTAATTACCAAAACAACAATCACGGAAGAGGTCACACAAAAAGAGCCGGAACAGTTAACACCTGACAGGTTACTTAATGTATATGTATGTAGTGCTTATAGCGGAGAAGATGAAGACTATCTTAAAGCAGTTAGGTACTGCAAGCATGTAGTTGCACAAGGGCATATTCCTTTTTCAAGTGCTGTCATGTTGCATGGGATATTAGATGGTGGGCATTACGAACGAATGCTTAACATGCTACAGGTAGGGTTTGAAATGATAAGGATTGTCGATGAAGTTTGGGTGTTTGAAGAGGATGGAGAAATTACACAGGATATGTTGCATCAGAAAGAACTTGCAAAGCAGCTAGGAAAGAAAATCTTACAGTTAGGAGGTATCTGTGAGGATGGCTGA
- a CDS encoding ParA family protein: MQVISIMSFKGGVAKTITAICLAYILSVVFKFRVLIIDNDKQGNATKSFELHSEERKSISDLLIERNINIHDVILPTKYENLHLIPANMKLVEANMKMLLNMTGNRDKRLATALDEIQDEYDFCIIDNAPDLNMSTQNALVATDEVIIPVKMDKYSFDGINELTEQIEFTKEDSNPKLRIGGYLITQFYNSEYTKNKEEELRNSYKYPVYKTRIRRTPKVDESTDHDMPILEYSRTCSASRDYLDFAKELLS, translated from the coding sequence ATGCAGGTAATATCAATAATGAGCTTTAAAGGTGGAGTGGCAAAAACCATAACAGCCATATGTTTGGCATATATCCTTTCAGTAGTATTTAAATTCAGAGTTTTAATAATTGACAATGATAAACAGGGCAATGCAACAAAAAGCTTCGAATTACATAGTGAAGAACGAAAAAGCATATCCGACTTACTCATAGAAAGAAACATCAATATTCATGATGTCATATTACCAACGAAATATGAAAATCTTCATTTGATACCGGCAAATATGAAATTAGTTGAGGCTAATATGAAAATGTTGCTCAATATGACCGGTAACAGGGATAAGAGACTAGCGACTGCATTAGATGAAATTCAGGATGAATATGATTTCTGCATAATAGATAATGCCCCGGATTTAAACATGTCGACACAAAATGCACTTGTGGCTACAGATGAAGTTATCATACCAGTAAAAATGGATAAATACTCCTTTGACGGAATTAATGAATTGACAGAGCAAATTGAGTTTACAAAAGAAGATTCAAACCCAAAGCTCAGAATCGGAGGCTACCTCATAACTCAGTTCTATAATTCTGAATACACCAAAAATAAGGAAGAGGAATTAAGAAACAGTTACAAATACCCTGTTTATAAAACTCGTATCAGGCGTACTCCCAAAGTAGATGAAAGTACAGATCATGATATGCCTATCTTAGAGTATTCAAGAACTTGTTCAGCATCTAGGGATTATTTAGACTTTGCAAAAGAATTATTGAGTTAA
- a CDS encoding VRR-NUC domain-containing protein: MKAQEYKMPKHAHEDVEQGYLFQWAARQECILPELWLLHHIPNEGKRSLAAGAKQKRQGLKAGVPDLCLPVPKGHFHGLYIELKVNKNKTTDDQDKWLKRLGEQGYCTHICYGWEEAAKVIENYLKLKGA; encoded by the coding sequence ATGAAAGCACAGGAATATAAAATGCCAAAACATGCCCATGAAGATGTAGAGCAAGGATATCTATTTCAATGGGCAGCACGGCAGGAATGTATTCTCCCGGAACTGTGGTTGCTGCATCATATTCCGAATGAAGGGAAACGAAGCCTTGCAGCAGGAGCAAAGCAAAAAAGACAAGGTTTGAAAGCAGGTGTACCAGACTTATGCCTTCCAGTTCCCAAAGGTCATTTTCACGGCTTATACATTGAACTTAAAGTTAACAAAAATAAAACTACTGATGATCAGGACAAATGGTTGAAGAGGTTAGGAGAACAGGGTTATTGTACACATATTTGCTATGGTTGGGAAGAGGCAGCAAAAGTGATAGAAAACTACTTAAAGTTAAAAGGAGCGTAG
- a CDS encoding single-stranded DNA-binding protein — protein MNKVVLMGRLTKDPDLRYTSGNTTAVASFTLAVNRRFAKEGQQQADFINVVAWDKSAEFCGKYFTKGMQIVVVGRIQSRTWDDNEGKRHYLTEVVAEETYFAEAKRDQKGEAYEDYPEGYTPLPDDDRKTWR, from the coding sequence ATGAATAAAGTAGTATTAATGGGCCGTTTAACCAAAGACCCTGATTTAAGGTATACAAGCGGAAACACTACAGCGGTTGCAAGCTTTACATTAGCAGTAAACAGGCGTTTTGCCAAAGAAGGTCAGCAACAAGCAGATTTTATCAATGTAGTTGCATGGGACAAGTCTGCTGAGTTTTGTGGCAAATACTTTACCAAAGGTATGCAGATAGTTGTGGTAGGTAGGATTCAGAGTAGAACATGGGATGATAACGAAGGGAAAAGACATTATCTAACCGAGGTTGTGGCAGAAGAAACATATTTTGCAGAAGCCAAGAGAGACCAAAAAGGCGAAGCATATGAAGATTATCCAGAGGGTTACACACCTTTACCAGATGATGATAGAAAGACATGGAGGTAA
- a CDS encoding lamin tail domain-containing protein, whose product MSLEVKITAIHNNPVGKDTKEKLNDEYIVIKNTGDVSVSMDNWQVTDWRPEQKHIHTYTFPPFIDSSTWTLDPGEYIFLMTGKGTNVFIPEKDDKPPQFHFYWNKDWFVWNNTGDTACLYNSSGNLVHSLNVL is encoded by the coding sequence ATGTCTTTAGAAGTTAAAATCACAGCAATTCATAACAACCCTGTTGGAAAAGATACTAAAGAGAAACTTAATGATGAATATATTGTTATTAAGAACACAGGAGATGTTTCTGTAAGTATGGACAATTGGCAGGTAACTGATTGGAGACCAGAACAAAAGCACATTCATACATATACATTTCCTCCATTCATTGATTCATCTACTTGGACACTTGACCCTGGGGAATACATCTTCTTAATGACTGGTAAAGGAACAAATGTGTTTATTCCTGAAAAAGATGATAAACCTCCACAGTTTCATTTTTACTGGAATAAAGATTGGTTTGTATGGAATAATACCGGCGATACAGCTTGTTTGTATAATTCTTCAGGTAATCTTGTCCATTCTCTTAATGTTTTGTAA
- a CDS encoding AbrB/MazE/SpoVT family DNA-binding domain-containing protein, with protein MKATGVVRKVDDLGRVCLPVELRRTLDIAEKDSLEIFVDEEMVILKKYQLVCIFCGEAKNVTDYKGKNICPACKKDLKEGTNI; from the coding sequence ATGAAAGCTACAGGTGTTGTTAGAAAAGTTGATGATTTAGGGAGGGTATGTCTTCCGGTCGAACTCAGGAGGACATTAGACATTGCGGAGAAAGATTCATTAGAAATCTTTGTTGACGAAGAAATGGTTATTTTAAAGAAGTATCAGCTGGTATGTATTTTCTGTGGAGAGGCAAAGAATGTGACGGATTACAAGGGCAAGAATATTTGTCCGGCATGTAAGAAAGATTTGAAAGAAGGGACGAATATATGA
- a CDS encoding DUF6906 family protein — protein MKHDRRLTVKQKEILEELGINPGQYFRVKALPNELYIVHKKVRKTRILKKGKDGKWYESYRCC, from the coding sequence ATGAAACATGACCGGAGACTGACTGTCAAGCAAAAAGAGATATTGGAGGAACTAGGAATTAATCCTGGTCAATATTTTAGGGTTAAAGCTCTACCAAATGAGCTTTATATAGTACATAAGAAAGTTAGAAAAACTAGAATTTTAAAAAAAGGAAAGGATGGGAAATGGTATGAAAGCTACAGGTGTTGTTAG
- a CDS encoding helix-turn-helix domain-containing protein, translating into MPRKKTVKQYHPPYYKFMAYLKENRIKLKDIADIFGHTVQTISMKNHGKADYTMTEINTMCDHFGISPEIFRTKKVS; encoded by the coding sequence ATGCCAAGAAAAAAGACTGTAAAACAATACCATCCGCCATATTATAAATTTATGGCATACCTAAAGGAAAATAGGATAAAACTCAAGGATATTGCAGATATATTTGGGCATACAGTTCAAACTATAAGCATGAAAAACCATGGTAAAGCCGACTATACAATGACGGAAATAAATACTATGTGTGACCATTTTGGAATAAGCCCTGAAATTTTTCGCACCAAAAAAGTTTCGTAA